tccacactcttattcattaatactcccttgtccatataataacctgacatctgatcctccatctcaccctcagttaacaatgtagtgcgagctgccaacaaatttggatcagccccctgctctaggattaactcttgtctattacaaggtaagtcccctctatcaaacacaactggttcatttcccctctgccggaggtcaacaggttccactacatttagttcctcagttgacttatgtatcattttactgataacctcgtccactccaatttcatggctcacacacgtatcagacaaatcacaattttcctctgggtctcgtgctacccttccggccatagccctagtcattacacacgcaggataactaatctcatcaacctcacactcttctattggtaaagggctgtcttcaattaacaatttatCACCTTGCGGctggcaacactgactagtcaaatcgttacccaacaaaactcctatgttttcaaaaggcaagtccttcacaacacccataacgactggtcccgtcacaaacttcgaacacaagaaaatgttatgtaaccggacaaccatattttctccagtaaccgaggttaaggccaaactacgtcctgtatctgaattatctataccagctaaacactctgacGTTATAAGTGACTGGCTAcaccctgtatctcgatagattgatattgccttagtactcaattcttgtttcacatcacaaaccataccagtggacacatacgggtttccttactctgccatgggactaaccattaactctctcgctaatggagctgacctcactaaaccgaccacttgcgcattatcgcgtttccttttaaaacagtccccgacaagatggttatcctttttacagtaactgcaatgtggacgaaaagttcgtgcattggctggtaatgcaggtttatccttactttgcccaccaggtgcattccttgcctgactagctgaccaactagatgactctccccaaTAGTTAccttcccgggaaaaacctggctgaaatttcttcttatcaccctgttgtatagagctaccctgtactgcctgagctttgtgtattaacacgtaatcatctgccactatgcctgcctcctctatttttttgatatcacgatcctctaaatgaatacgtatgctaactggtaatccatttttaatgtcctgtaagatcaacaactcccgtaactcggtatatgactctacctgatgagaaaccacccatttatcaaacatccctgccttcttagccacaaactcactataagactgaccctgcgtttttctcaactcgctataccataaacgataatcctcaggtcgtaactcGTAaaccctcaacactgcagacttaactaggtcgtactgacttgctcgctcatcactcattgaattataagctacgctagccttccccttaaacttagacacggctaacaatgtccacttagactgcggccaatttagctgcttagcggcccgttcaaaaagttggaagaacatatctacctcctggtcgtcaaatacaggcactgatctataagcctccgacatgttaaacccatttcctgcctcccgtctaacttcttcagtattcaacttaactcatgttccacttttaattttgctaactggaattctctatccctatctctctcttctgtctctctatcttctctttctctctctctctctctctctctctctctctctctctctctctctctctctctctctctctcctctcttctctttctctctctctatatctcctctcttctctttctctctctctatctctctctctctctctccctctctctctctctcttctctctctctctctctctctctctctctctctctctctctctctctctatctaatgcacattcttctctttcgtactcaagctttttaaaagctaattgttgttccatactcaactaatttatttctatctctggaacaatctcactttcttccataacaggactatcaccaaaaacttcctggataataattgttcttatatctcctaatgttttagctgatgttaaatcaatttcccgctcactcgcgatttcaactaattcggccttacgtgctcgcttaatctccactacactgagcgtaggcctatccagcaaattcttatccatgtttaggtatgacgcacttattattatttttttttctagtgaacaacgttgctacttctagtaatttgtaaaaataatttataaagcccccatttacaaacaatactttttaaatatgcatgtcccgtttcagatcccagACAAGCCCCCAAtttttactcctgtcacggggatcctataatacccgtaactgaataaaacacgattatccaaatatctctcctaactgtatatctattagatctctctgtatcgggcagtccaatacccgagtggctcgacTCTAGGTAtctcagagataagatctgatataaaaatatatatatatatagcacgtttacttcactagaaaacacaacaaaacacaatacactttggaatttgtattaacactacgctgacaaatgtacttgccgcagtagttaattaacaacaacaatataataacaacccagagctaatgacttaattagttaatcactaggtgtctagtttacacaatattctaatcacttcacggtGATACAATCCAcacgcgtgtgataattgagaaacgcttccaggggaacttaattaataaaggaattacaactctattcataactggttaatttttaattaacccttaactactcatcagtaaccttgtaatacagaattaatactggtacatatcacaatgaagacaataacctacagtgtacctaggtcctctaggatgaccggctagctttaatattttagaacagtgaagcctacaatttacttcgtcagattaccggaaatactgtctaaataatattggtataatacagtattaaaatatttaaagtcacatcaatcacatcaaggttatacaacagagcagaaaaatatatttaccagtccagacggACAAACGTTCCCCaggagccttcctatgtttctccccgatatctctaaaatcctatctatttattcaaaaatctgagagacagcgaatatcgcctgggggcacaacgcggtacctcacctatcatgtgatttTGCCACAACTCCCGGAGACGGTATTTTTctttagatggccagacttactgtcgcctgttcgctagaaataccaggtcgtaaaccgcactacctgagttattacgtaactactggccacatggcctccacacctggtctaagtgtgtattagggggtacggtctcgcggaggtattacgtaaccaagtgcacacggccctctaaaacaattaacatcgccacaggcgaaaagataagagcatgttccgtcacaacgtccaatagccgatgattaaacagTCCATGTGCTATAGTGGCGTCGTTACTTTACTTTCAATTATAACTGCTGCATTAGCTTTTATGTCAGCCATCTTAACATctagtaaaattaaaatatctccGTGGAGCCTTGAAAATAGGCCGGCGCCTGCGAGCGTTGATTGGGACAATGACGTTAAACGCGCGGTCATGTCTGCCGGCAGTCGCCAGCTGATGCCGTCAACCGGCGTAGCGTATGCTAGCGTATTACGGCGGGTGACGGCTTTCAAAAAGTATAAATCCAGCTTTAGGGTTCTATACTCCACGACAAGGCACACACAAGACAACTTACAACTAAAGATTTCCATCTGATGTAAAGGTTGATAAGCCAGTTCACGAATCTGATGATGATGGATCATGGAATTTACACTACAAAAGACTATTACTAGAAACAGTACGACAAAACggttaaaagtattgaaaataaaacactgaGTTGAATGTGTTTTGAATATAAAACTAATTATCTTGTTGATTacgaaattttttaaattatcattttaaaatttttttatgcataaaatatatatgaacacTGCATAAAACCATTAACTCATCAAATCAGTTCAGATCATTATGCTGAGATgcgaggaagagagagagagagagagagagagagagagagagagagagagagagagagagagagagagagagagagagagagagagagagagagagagggagagggagagagagaggggagcgagagagagagaggggcgagaggaggaggagagagagagagcgagagagagagagagcgagagagagagagaggggggggggggggagataggGAGTATAGAGGGATTCAGAGAAATGAAGAGGGGAAGAGTTacggacacagacagacagaatatTATTAACTATTGTTCGAAATTTAGTTGGGAATTCCTTCACTTAAAtcatatgtgcgtgtgtgcctGTGTTCACACGTGAGcctacgtgtgtgtatgtacatgtttgaCTTGGCAATAGTGTAGTTGTAGTTTGAATTAAATATGTGTTGTATTGTAAACAATAGCATGTTAGTTATTCCCTTTcgctaatattattgttttaatcattACAGGTTGTGTGACCCTGGAGTAACCTTGATATGAAGTACCTGTTTACAGTTGTCCAACACACGAGATTCAATCATACTATCTTAACAGTCAatgcacaaaaaatacacagtCGGGGATTCCAGGAATAAATTGATTATCTATATATTTCCCATGCTGACGGAGGAGGTCGTACCAATTCTCGAAATATTATACACGTTTCTTATTTCTAAAACTGctattgttttacaaaatgtagtTATATAAGACAGatatttttctatataaaaGACTATAAAAGTGTATGATTGTTttagaaacacattttattggttTATCACTACAGCAACATGGTAACAAACTAACCATTAGATTATCTGTCTAAGATTCTCAAAGATACCAGACAGTTGTGAGATTTTATATAATCACTAAACTAATAAAAATTGTTGTTACAAGGTGACCGTCTTCCTCACGATGGCTGAAGAGGTTGTTGTACCAATTCTGGAAATAAAGGAAGAATTTGCGACTTGTGATATCTGTATTGATTATTATGATGACAAAGATAAATCACCAAAAATACTTCCTTGTTTCCACACTTTCTGTAACAACTGTCTAGAAAAAATGTTCGATAAATCTCTAAAGCAAATTACCTGTCCTAAGTGTCAACAGATATGGCGAGTTGATACTACTATCCAAAAGAAATTTCCACAAAACAACATGGTAATGAATCTGGTTGAGTACATCAGACTGAAGAACAAACCTGGGGATcttgtttgtcaccagtgtccGAACAAGTCGAAGGCAAACGTTCGCTGCCTAGACTGCCAACAGTACCTATGCGATGAGTGTGCATCATACCACAAAAGATTTCCAGTTTTAAAGGACCACAAGACTCTTCTGATAGCAGAATTCATTAACATGCCTCGAGAAGAATTTTTTCAACAAAAAGACATCTGCAAACTGCACGAGTCCATGAAACTGGATCTGTTTTGCGAGAAGTGCTCATCGGCAGCATGCTCTTCATGTGCCCATGTTTCCCACAGGAACCACGATTTACACAACCTCAAGGACATCTACACGGGCAGAAAGAAAAAGGTCAGCACAGCTGTAAAGAACCTACAAACATCAACAGATAGTTCTAAAGAACACAGAAAGAAGCTGGCGGAACAGAATGAAACACTAAACGTAATGCAACAAAACCTTCTGAAAACCATTGATGATTCATCAACTCTGATAATACAGAAAGTGAAGGAAAAGGCAGAACAGCTAAAGCAGCACGTTCTTGAAAATATAACCAAGCAGACAGCTGAACGAAATGATGAGATGAAGCTGCTCGCACAGTCTGAAGTCACCAAGAAAGGGCATACTCTCTATTGCCAACAAGCATTGTCGTTTGCAAGGGCTGTGGAGTTTACTGACATGTCTGAAGGTCTTgagaacaaaattaaaacattgatGGCGAGTCCAGAACTACGTAATATTCCCATACAAGAAGTCAACGTGGATCtagatgtatttaaaaatattgatacaATCTTAGAAGATCCTGCTGATGCGTTTAACATATCAAAAATGAAATCTTGTATTGAGGTAACGGATGCTTGGACAGGTCACACTTCTGATGTCATAAAGGTTACAACACTCGCACAGAGTAATCAGCCAGTCGAGTTGCAGGCAGCCATTACAGATCCACAAGACAACGAGAACGAAGTGGTAGAAACGATGACAAACATTTCGTCCATTATTGGGCATGTTTTATACAAACCAGGAAGCAGTGGCCCCCACAAAGCAGTAATCACAGTTAATGGAATTCACTTGGTTAACGGCGAAATAGTCTTTGAAAGCAGAAATACAGGTGAGTGACTGTTAACCGTTGATTTTGGAGTACCAAAGGCAGGAACATTTACCTGTAACTTCTCTTTCTGATTTCGATTCATTATTACTTTTAATTGTGGTAAATTCTGTTAGGTATTGTTAGCAGTATTGAGCTCATAGTATAGGTTCCACCTATATTGAATTTTACTTCTGCAGGGGTGGCAATATTTTCATGGATGTGAATACAGCGTTTACTGGCCAGTATCCCTAAATGTTTCAAAATACCTTCTGTAAGCACTGATCtatgatatgtatatatttaatttatacatagcaatgaaatatatagctCTACAGAAATCATAAAAGTTATATTCAGTGAAAAGTCaaattttcactgtattttagctacaggaaaatatagaaatcatttttatatttttgtgaacattAATGAATCAGTTATTTcccttgtaaattaaaaaaaggagtaatttaaacaattgtacctaTACAAAAAACCCGGATATGAAGTgaaattacgataaaatatcgaAAACTGATtaaatacgaagctaaataatgatgacacaatgttcTGTCGTTGAGTGTAAGTTCGATtcgttttgtgtttgtgtttctgggtgggtttgtttgggtttgttttgtttttttgttgtggtttttttttggggtgggggaatAATTttatcaggtatgtttgcacagcagtattattaagtaattattagtttaataatttaataaagatactttttattaacatttctttaaaaaataccaTGGTCAAGTAAACTTGCAACAAAAGTTCAACtgtaagaaatatatcatggtgtTACATGTTTTCGATAGCATCAGAgaacaacattaacaaaaaaaagcaaaaaaaaagcgaaagatattgtcaaaaatgagGAACGACGTATATAATAACAAGgcccatttcatggtgtttttttaattcgatTCATGTGTTAACTGGGGAtgtgtgaaaatatggttttcacacatcactcgttgacataaaaatagtattcgacccccccccccccccccccacacacacaccataaaaTAGCCtctatgttttgttttcattctatTGTATATAATTTGGTGTTATTCTTAGTTTGATCATTGGTGTAACTGTTGTTCTGGATATTGTgcattgaataataataaaaacatggtttaatgataatatctaaaatgaaatactgaaaaattaatacattttaaacaatcattcattaTTAACCAGAATTTGCCTGAATAGACAACCGTGTGTGTTACTAACACACTTATATTAGTTGTTTGTATCAATGCAGACTTTAGGTATATATTCACATAAACTGACATAGTACCATTACCGAATCAGGAAAGTGTTCCACATACATACTCTTAAAAGTGAAAATAGAGTTTGAAAGTTATTTCAACATCATAAACAAGACAAATGATATTACTTTTCTTCGATTTCGTCTATCTAGTAATTTCTAACCAAATGAGAAAGGTAGATGGTGAAGTATACTGAGAGAACAACGGACGATATCGGACATGAGTTTCattattatctatttatatatcataAACTCACAGAAACGCGAATCATACtgctaaaaatattatttgtgagACCTAATGTGATTAAAATGAACGAACTCTTCAACTGCAAACGTGCCGGTGTAAgtttattaacattataaataGTAACGTTTCCTCCGGAAAACCTAgtatattttgctttattttctgttattgagttttaaaaatttgtatctatttgtgttcatatatatatatatatatgactctTGAAATctggacatatatatatatttatttgttatatgtatacaatCCTCTGATGCTACCGCGAAATAAagatctgttctgttctgttctgttattgatttttttaacaatatgttgaatttatatttattacagagGAGGAAATCACGAGGAAGTTACTCTTCAGTGCTGACGGTCTGCAGCGACAGTATCGAGAACTTAAATGTTGGTATTAGTcaataatagaatctatcaccattgtgacgtatagataaggcaattccaacccgagagacaaaatgtttttttgtgagggccgaggtttcccgagggttggaattacaatatctatacctcacaacggtgactgattctttttctttcccatttaattacagtaacaaaacattaatttt
The sequence above is drawn from the Gigantopelta aegis isolate Gae_Host chromosome 6, Gae_host_genome, whole genome shotgun sequence genome and encodes:
- the LOC121375622 gene encoding E3 ubiquitin-protein ligase Midline-1-like translates to MAEEVVVPILEIKEEFATCDICIDYYDDKDKSPKILPCFHTFCNNCLEKMFDKSLKQITCPKCQQIWRVDTTIQKKFPQNNMVMNLVEYIRLKNKPGDLVCHQCPNKSKANVRCLDCQQYLCDECASYHKRFPVLKDHKTLLIAEFINMPREEFFQQKDICKLHESMKLDLFCEKCSSAACSSCAHVSHRNHDLHNLKDIYTGRKKKVSTAVKNLQTSTDSSKEHRKKLAEQNETLNVMQQNLLKTIDDSSTLIIQKVKEKAEQLKQHVLENITKQTAERNDEMKLLAQSEVTKKGHTLYCQQALSFARAVEFTDMSEGLENKIKTLMASPELRNIPIQEVNVDLDVFKNIDTILEDPADAFNISKMKSCIEVTDAWTGHTSDVIKVTTLAQSNQPVELQAAITDPQDNENEVVETMTNISSIIGHVLYKPGSSGPHKAVITVNGIHLVNGEIVFESRNTEEEITRKLLFSADGLQRQYRELKLPSVKFNKNKLNSEWCSLTMDGLLIRKPSPEAQSDSPSRMKRYSGVPAMNVFTGPGCTFWQTRVDCDVLKSAALNMVAAEAGVCQANKCDDEYLLSTNKHAWFVDVSSCGQHSNICLRVFSRARDVQHVPITCLKPHASFQKDLGFLLNSDQKVLHIIDVQVSKVLCSIPDIDVSQPLVPLFAVYNPDIFSCQLKVVTSKKLKLDVVTLWLLSTLI